In a single window of the Azospirillum sp. B510 genome:
- a CDS encoding mechanosensitive ion channel family protein translates to MKEGLRLAAGKLTAPFLITMVVLFGFYLGGDSFQGFGLAAMDSTRRVLKYVLGVAAFLSLAVLVQRIVQYVIFDGLVASATGSPVPKLLSQISGLVIFGIAVSACAGIVFEQDLTVLWAASGVAGLVLGMALRELLQDVFAGIALNIDRAIRIGEYIQIHRSGDAKISGQVLEISWRTTRVRDFMGDLVIFPNSKFSAFTITNFSQPEANSFRFVTLTLDARVPLARATRILQAAALEAMTGLAGPDTPVPWVEVKAIRLEGIEYAIFYKAEWRHLANAAPMILQTVLTHLAFAGLETATVLTEGASASDGTAARTRAAGPDGAGLVALLGATALFRGVGEAPLRLLARHAALRERPAGQVAIQAGEAGTSLHLVLEGLLSADAGRRSVRDPLPATLRPGDLFDPAILRGEAHGSTVRCRTPVLLCEFGSEALQALFGGNPDAMERVARNLVAASPNRAGEEEERVADTLRQMRQLFPATTARPNPNPNPVSSPVSTMGPAANAG, encoded by the coding sequence ATGAAAGAGGGATTGCGCCTCGCGGCCGGCAAGCTGACCGCGCCGTTCCTGATCACGATGGTGGTGCTGTTCGGCTTCTATCTCGGGGGCGACAGCTTCCAGGGCTTCGGGCTGGCGGCGATGGACAGCACCCGGCGCGTGCTGAAATACGTGCTGGGCGTCGCCGCCTTCCTGTCGCTGGCGGTGCTGGTCCAGCGCATCGTCCAATATGTGATCTTCGACGGCCTCGTCGCGTCGGCCACCGGATCGCCGGTGCCGAAGCTGCTCAGCCAGATCTCCGGCCTGGTGATCTTCGGCATCGCCGTCTCCGCCTGCGCCGGCATCGTCTTCGAACAGGATCTGACGGTGCTGTGGGCGGCGTCCGGCGTCGCCGGCCTCGTGCTCGGCATGGCGCTGCGCGAGCTGTTGCAGGACGTCTTCGCCGGCATCGCGCTCAACATCGACCGCGCCATCCGCATCGGCGAATATATCCAGATCCACCGCTCGGGCGACGCCAAGATCAGCGGCCAGGTGCTGGAGATCAGCTGGCGCACCACCCGCGTGCGCGACTTCATGGGCGATCTGGTGATCTTCCCCAACAGCAAGTTCAGCGCCTTCACCATCACCAATTTCAGCCAGCCGGAGGCCAACAGCTTCCGCTTCGTCACCCTGACGCTGGATGCCCGCGTGCCGCTGGCCCGCGCCACCCGCATCCTCCAGGCGGCGGCGCTGGAGGCGATGACCGGCCTCGCCGGCCCCGACACCCCGGTGCCCTGGGTCGAGGTGAAGGCGATCCGGCTGGAGGGAATCGAATACGCCATCTTCTACAAGGCGGAATGGCGCCACCTCGCCAACGCCGCGCCGATGATCCTGCAAACGGTGCTGACCCATCTGGCCTTCGCCGGGCTGGAGACGGCGACCGTGCTGACGGAGGGCGCATCCGCCAGTGACGGCACCGCCGCCCGGACCAGGGCCGCCGGCCCCGACGGCGCCGGTCTGGTCGCCCTGCTCGGCGCCACCGCCCTGTTCCGCGGGGTGGGCGAGGCGCCGCTGCGCCTGCTGGCCCGCCATGCGGCGCTGCGCGAGAGACCGGCCGGACAGGTGGCGATCCAGGCGGGAGAGGCCGGAACCTCGCTGCATCTCGTGCTGGAGGGGCTGCTGTCGGCCGATGCCGGGCGGCGGTCGGTGCGCGATCCGCTGCCGGCCACGCTCCGCCCCGGCGACCTGTTCGACCCCGCCATCCTGCGCGGCGAGGCCCATGGCAGCACGGTGCGCTGCCGCACGCCGGTCCTGCTCTGCGAATTCGGCTCCGAAGCCCTTCAGGCGCTGTTCGGCGGCAACCCCGACGCCATGGAACGGGTGGCGCGCAACCTCGTCGCCGCCTCCCCCAACCGCGCCGGCGAGGAGGAGGAGCGGGTGGCCGACACCCTGCGCCAGATGCGCCAGCTGTTTCCCGCCACCACCGCCCGCCCCAACCCCAACCCCAACCCCGTCTCCAGCCCCGTCTCAACCATGGGCCCGGCGGCGAACGCCGGGTGA
- a CDS encoding HAMP domain-containing methyl-accepting chemotaxis protein yields the protein MFKNLKIGKKLAVLVVVLNAFTAIIGLIGLHGMKMGNDALDTVYNDRVVPLRDLKVIADLYAVNIVDMAHKARNGNVPAETALAAIDAARTGIRDKWRAYLATYLVDEEKALVAKAEPLMASADRAADRLRSILASGRSDQLDRFVINDLYPAIEPVSDAMSALIELQLTVAKSVYQENDALYDLSVRRTIGLLVGAVLVGLALGVMIIRSITVPLGQARDVIDRMARGDLSVTLSDGGRRDEIGHMLRATAGIAATLKAVAGDLRELIEAARGGALSVRAEPERHAGEFAVLVRGANELVEVLTTPLFEVAAVMAKLSSGDIRGRMAGAYEGDLRALKGNVNRSIDALALLLDEISGFAGALAQGDVTRTIDGAHQGDFAAIKNNLNSAVAQLAAVLRAVNGSTEQVATSASETAAAAIDVSRQAAGQMVTLTDVSGAIEQTAAAIGEIARNAERGSALARGTAELAEDGQRTLVSLSRAVDGIAERTAGIERISTLIAGIADKTYVLALNAGLEAVRAGESGRGFGLIAAKISSLAEDVTAATRDIGTLVREAAAGVETGVHAAGEAAEAIGRIVQASRDSGSTAQSIAAAIDEQNAMASLLKDRVEQLSMTGQATAGAAEEISATMAALTDMAQRLQTETARIRTA from the coding sequence ATGTTCAAGAACCTGAAAATCGGCAAGAAGCTGGCGGTCCTGGTGGTCGTCCTCAATGCCTTCACCGCCATCATCGGCCTGATCGGCCTGCATGGCATGAAGATGGGCAACGACGCGCTCGACACGGTGTACAATGACCGCGTCGTCCCGCTGCGCGACCTGAAGGTCATCGCCGACCTCTACGCCGTCAACATCGTCGACATGGCGCACAAGGCGCGCAACGGCAACGTGCCGGCCGAAACCGCGCTGGCCGCCATCGACGCCGCCCGCACCGGCATCCGCGACAAGTGGCGCGCCTATCTGGCGACATATCTGGTCGACGAGGAAAAGGCGCTGGTGGCGAAGGCCGAACCGCTGATGGCGAGCGCCGACCGCGCCGCCGACCGGCTGCGCAGCATTCTCGCCTCGGGCCGCTCCGACCAGCTCGACCGCTTCGTGATCAACGATCTCTATCCGGCGATCGAGCCGGTGTCCGACGCGATGTCGGCGCTGATCGAGCTTCAGCTGACGGTCGCCAAGTCGGTCTACCAGGAGAACGACGCGCTCTACGACCTCAGCGTCCGGCGGACCATCGGGCTGCTGGTCGGCGCCGTGCTGGTCGGTCTGGCGCTGGGGGTGATGATCATCCGCTCCATCACCGTGCCGCTCGGCCAGGCCCGCGACGTGATCGACCGCATGGCCAGGGGCGACCTGTCCGTCACCCTGTCCGACGGCGGCCGGCGCGACGAGATCGGCCACATGCTGCGCGCCACCGCCGGCATCGCCGCGACGCTGAAGGCGGTGGCCGGCGACCTGCGCGAGCTGATCGAGGCGGCGCGCGGCGGCGCCCTGTCGGTCCGGGCCGAGCCGGAACGCCATGCCGGCGAGTTCGCCGTGCTGGTGCGCGGCGCCAACGAACTGGTGGAGGTGCTGACCACCCCGCTGTTCGAGGTGGCGGCGGTGATGGCCAAACTGTCGTCGGGCGACATCCGCGGCCGCATGGCCGGGGCCTATGAGGGCGACCTGCGCGCCCTGAAGGGCAACGTCAACCGCAGCATCGACGCGCTGGCCCTGCTGCTCGACGAGATCTCCGGCTTCGCCGGGGCGCTGGCCCAGGGCGACGTCACCCGGACCATCGACGGCGCCCACCAGGGCGACTTCGCCGCGATCAAGAACAACCTGAACAGCGCGGTCGCCCAGCTCGCCGCCGTGCTGCGCGCGGTCAACGGCTCCACCGAGCAGGTCGCGACCTCGGCGTCGGAAACGGCCGCGGCGGCCATCGACGTGTCGCGCCAGGCCGCCGGCCAGATGGTGACGCTGACCGACGTGTCGGGCGCCATCGAACAGACCGCCGCCGCCATCGGCGAGATCGCCCGCAACGCCGAGCGCGGCAGCGCACTGGCGCGCGGCACGGCGGAGCTCGCCGAGGACGGCCAGCGCACGCTGGTCTCGCTCAGCCGGGCGGTGGACGGCATCGCCGAGCGGACGGCGGGGATCGAGCGGATCAGCACGCTGATCGCCGGCATCGCCGACAAGACCTATGTGCTGGCGCTGAACGCCGGGCTCGAAGCGGTGCGGGCGGGGGAGAGCGGCCGCGGCTTCGGCCTGATCGCCGCCAAGATCTCCTCGCTGGCCGAGGATGTCACCGCCGCCACCCGCGACATCGGCACCTTGGTGCGCGAGGCGGCGGCCGGGGTCGAGACCGGCGTGCACGCCGCCGGCGAGGCGGCGGAGGCGATCGGCCGCATCGTCCAGGCATCGCGCGACAGCGGCAGCACCGCCCAGTCCATCGCCGCCGCCATCGACGAGCAGAACGCGATGGCCAGCCTGCTGAAGGACCGGGTCGAGCAGCTCTCCATGACCGGGCAGGCGACCGCCGGGGCGGCGGAGGAGATCTCCGCCACCATGGCGGCGCTGACCGACATGGCCCAGCGCCTGCAAACCGAAACCGCCCGCATCCGCACCGCGTGA
- a CDS encoding chemotaxis protein CheW has translation MTVLVAGRRCLLPADRLVSVDLAVPAAPMAFAPPGYEGVVFSQGVAAAQIDLCALNGGEPGSGRWSLRFDGAAGPLSLRVKRIRPDESGTDEGEPDQGGTGAGPLDIDPDTLTGGLAPAAAPAQPLPALTDGAADTLDVLMVGSGGRRLAIPATLVDSVGRPGSLLTAHGASPRHRRVVALDDDLLPAHSLAGWTGGEAGPEEEGWAVRLRTPEGDIALTVAELFGLRSLPRPELTAVATDGGASLWWRAGDDGYGHPIQIIRPSAGGILPMDWPMDWPAEAAGHPARPSVRPPVRPLALPSAGHSHVAIAAGPLTLVAPATLVLEVRERPEPRDLNPTRLPGSVAAFDIDAALGGPSAPSGCVVLKRDGRRPVALLSRRIGASGASGWCPVPPLPRPLAPLIGAVRPSHPSTAESPALDCLLRPDAFNRPWRLEARDRPWRPDSQNSRDSQHTIREAMRASFAGWLSIR, from the coding sequence GTGACGGTTCTCGTCGCCGGGCGCCGCTGCCTGCTGCCGGCCGACCGCCTGGTCTCCGTCGATCTGGCGGTTCCCGCCGCACCGATGGCCTTCGCCCCGCCCGGCTATGAAGGGGTGGTCTTCAGCCAGGGCGTGGCCGCCGCCCAGATCGACCTGTGCGCGCTGAATGGCGGGGAGCCGGGCTCCGGCCGCTGGAGCCTGCGCTTCGACGGCGCGGCCGGGCCGCTGTCGCTGCGGGTGAAACGGATCAGACCGGACGAGAGCGGGACCGATGAGGGTGAACCCGACCAGGGCGGGACCGGCGCCGGCCCCCTGGACATCGACCCCGACACGCTGACCGGCGGGCTGGCCCCGGCGGCGGCCCCGGCTCAGCCGCTCCCCGCCCTCACCGATGGCGCGGCCGACACGCTCGACGTCCTGATGGTCGGCAGCGGCGGACGGCGCCTCGCCATTCCGGCGACGCTGGTCGACAGCGTCGGTCGTCCGGGGTCACTCCTGACCGCCCATGGCGCCTCCCCCCGGCACCGGCGGGTGGTGGCGCTGGACGACGATCTGTTGCCCGCCCACTCGCTGGCCGGTTGGACCGGTGGCGAAGCGGGACCGGAGGAGGAAGGCTGGGCCGTGCGCCTGCGCACCCCCGAGGGTGACATCGCCCTGACAGTCGCCGAGCTGTTCGGCCTGCGCAGCCTGCCCCGGCCGGAGCTGACCGCCGTCGCCACCGATGGCGGCGCCTCCCTGTGGTGGCGGGCCGGAGATGACGGCTACGGCCATCCGATCCAGATCATCCGCCCCTCGGCCGGCGGCATTCTGCCGATGGACTGGCCGATGGACTGGCCGGCGGAGGCGGCGGGGCATCCCGCCCGCCCGTCCGTCCGCCCGCCCGTTCGCCCTCTGGCGCTGCCCTCGGCGGGCCATAGCCATGTCGCGATCGCCGCCGGGCCGCTGACCCTGGTCGCCCCCGCCACCCTGGTGCTGGAGGTGAGGGAGAGGCCGGAGCCGCGGGATCTGAACCCGACCCGCCTCCCCGGATCGGTCGCCGCCTTCGACATCGACGCCGCCCTCGGCGGACCGTCCGCCCCTTCCGGCTGCGTGGTGCTGAAACGCGATGGCCGCCGCCCCGTCGCCCTGCTGTCGCGGCGGATCGGCGCCAGCGGCGCCAGCGGCTGGTGCCCGGTACCGCCGCTGCCCCGACCGCTGGCGCCGCTAATCGGGGCGGTGCGTCCGTCGCATCCGTCAACAGCGGAAAGCCCGGCCCTGGACTGCCTGCTGCGGCCGGACGCCTTCAACCGCCCCTGGCGGCTGGAAGCAAGGGACCGTCCCTGGCGGCCGGATTCCCAGAATTCCCGAGATTCCCAACACACCATCCGTGAAGCCATGCGGGCGTCCTTCGCCGGCTGGCTGTCGATCCGTTGA